A stretch of Halichondria panicea chromosome 1, odHalPani1.1, whole genome shotgun sequence DNA encodes these proteins:
- the LOC135352081 gene encoding uncharacterized protein LOC135352081 isoform X7 codes for MSDYLTIADLKRLYLVTFDARIKWRNILLILDVPQATIHSIGKEWSNNPDDCYREGLIKWLNEGGKSWKEMVEALSSPIVSEVHIARTIEKDHLQSTDASNPTDVKSEVDQNRQKINDDLTVFLDEPLGKGAFGAVFKGSYRGEICAVKVLLHDAMEMQASISVCKDEEASNAIDRESDFLKSFQHPNVVQFLSTAKHPKSGGTILVVELMDCNLRSYFSGLDEESLTSECEISLSKDMACGLAYIHSKQIIHRDLCGDNVLLKLTRSVPVAKISDFGMSRLYDPSKLSHTLTAIGHRMGYLPLEAIRLDKDNYDNSLDVFSLGAIMMQVVCKLKMIKSVEDRSFHVAQIPHTHRLRKLIDSCLQEDMRRRPSARDIYADLTTSSDPVEATKRESKDTQPVKKTHREQIKHKDAELVRRDAIIQQQRQGPPPRESRPPLTLKWRRGKDMPIKMGYSVQSVVIGDTVYVGGGGAVDDRDMCTVMKLEQDQWTKLPEYTAKHFAMTSLANRLVLVGGRDPRNNKPTNQLAVFESVEWTHPYPPMNIARDSSTAVSFNNHIIVAGGRDDKGRTSSVEVLDVASRRWYIAQSLPNPRSGLKSTLIGNTLYLMGGMDRTGRPIKTVHHVDLNELIAKALSNLDTSTLWQTLQEVPLVWSASLSNGRSLLAVGGRDDRFNPSSSIHLYQPDTRRWVKVGDLPTARYCCTCSVLPSGEVIVAGGQTNLVDYIQTVDFFSYKC; via the exons ATGTCggactatctcacaatagcagatctaaagAGATTGTATCTCgtcacgtttgatgctcgaattaAGTGGCGAAACATCTTGCTTATTCTTGACGTACCCCAGGCTACAATCCACAGCATTGGGAAAGAATGGAGCAacaatcctgatgactgctatcgtgagggtttgatTAAATGGCTTAATGAAGGAGGGAAAAGCTGGAAAGAGATGGTGGAGGCTTTGTCAAGTCCCATCGTGAGTGAAGttcacatagccaggaccattgagaaagatcatctacagtctactgatgcaagcaatcctactgatgtgaagtcagagg TTGACCAAAACCGCCAGAAGATCAACGATGATTTGACTGTTTTCTTAGACGAACCTCTaggtaaaggtgcatttggagcagtcttcaaaggcagctacaggggcgagatatgtgcagtcaaagtgcTGCTTCACGACGCTATGGAGATGCAGGCAAGTATTTCAGTCTGCAAAGACGAAGAAGCTAGCAATGCAATTGATCGTGAGAGtgattttctcaagtcgttccagcacccaaacgttgttcagtttttgtcgactgccaagcaccccaaatcaggtggtacaatcctcgttgttgagctgatggattgcaatctgagatcctatttctccggccttgatgaagagtccctcactagcgaatgtgaaattagcctctccaaagacatggcttgtggtctggcctacattcacagcaagcagattatccatcgtgacctctgtggtgataacgtcttgctgaagctTACACGATCAGTGCCTGTCGCAAAGATatccgactttggcatgtcacggctatacgatccctccaagcttagccacaccctcacagccattggtcaccgtatggggtatctacctctcgaggctattcgattggaCAAGGATAATTACGATAATAGCTTGGATGTGTTCTCTCTTGGGGCGATTATGATGCAGGTTGTTTGCAAGCTGAAGATGATCAAATCTGTGGAagatcgatcattccatgttgcccaaatccctcacacacacaggttgaggaagcttatcgacagttgtttgcaagaagacatgaggaggagaccatctgccagggacatct ATGCTGACCTCACAACAAGCTCAGACCCAGTggaagcaacaaagagggagtcaaaggacactcaaccagtcaagaag acacacagggaacagattaagcacaaagatgctgagctggtcaggagagacgccatcattcaacagcagagacag ggtccccctcccagagagtcgagacctccactcactctgaaatggagaagagggaaagacatgccaatcaagatgggctactcggtacagagtgttgttattggtgacacggtgtatgttggtggtggtggtgcaGTCGATGATCgtgacatgtgtacagtgatgaagctcgagcaagatcaatggaccaaactaccggagtacactgccaagcactttgctatgacatcactcgctaatcgactagtgctggtgggaggacgtGATCCAAGAAACAACAAACCCACCAATCAActtgcagtgtttgaatcagtagaatggactcacccgtacccaccaatgaacattgctcgtgattcctcaacagctgtctccttcaacaaccacatcattgtagctggtgggcgtgatgataaaggacgtacctcctctgtggaggtgttggacgtagcatcaagaagatggtacattgctcagtcactacctaacccacgatcaggactgaaatcaactctcataggaaacaccctctacctaatgggagggatGGATCGCACTGGGAGGCCAatcaagacagtgcaccacgtcgacctcaatgaacttattgcaaaggccctttccaacctggacacatCCACTCTCTGGCAAACCTTACAagaagtaccactcgtgtgGTCAGCTTCTCTCAGTaatgggaggtcactattagccgttggtggacgggACGACAGATtcaacccaagttcatcgatccacctctaccagcctgacaccaggaggtgggtgaaagtgggagacctgcctactgcacgatactgctgcacatgctcagtacttcctagtggagaggtcattgtagccggaggacagacaaaTTTAGTTGATTATATTcaaactgttgatttcttctcttataagtgctaa